One window of the Penaeus vannamei isolate JL-2024 chromosome 31, ASM4276789v1, whole genome shotgun sequence genome contains the following:
- the LOC138867614 gene encoding uncharacterized protein, whose product MYDREECKTAEPSTSSEWRGVAPHKQTQRLRDIVMDRVSSLVSQNTSLHQFTENVRTFCEILASSLPLDVRTAVMKKVASTMKINSPQDFKLLLTLHLLTDVRHISLKADDLVHLDTDDCREILQLVKDVPHFRMETLSLESITMEEGLLSSIMGRSPRLHSVRASGELCSQVLTHLQEKPCALRSLRLDSCNVSDEDVVSALVGTRTDFNTLGNIICNGGDVKELQPAALQSLRYLSVESPRLSACGALILLVSLRNLQQIQYTTWSSPIGETLLFLNQINSTIGSFSLTSLAKWQPTEHSLRNLQKLCPRLQKLMIECFDPSLTSLDVLSEFKELTALNLRLVSEELIVSAVKALGKNLLELLVEFEEYSYHTISLDTIKTIQEHCPHLQRLEMKHVNISSNPGDHLHSKNTIALPELKELVLSSAVIQPASLETLLSGNESLESLVLDVNQDALTDTVLATFLKRNSLHRLSSIFLGAGSLSAQALTSLLCLPDLQKLSLDLKRFPFIPVFAFSSLEGSLSKGNFQCVLANIIRDD is encoded by the exons ATGTACGACAGAGAGGAATGTAAAACTGCGGAGCCATCGACAAGTTCAG aaTGGCGCGGTGTGGCcccacacaagcagacacaacgGCTCCGTGACATCGTTATGGATCGTGTGTCTAGCCTGGTCAGCCAAAATACATCCCTTCATCAATTCACG GAGAATGTGCGGACTTTCTGTGAAATTCTTGCTTCGTCTCTGCCACTGGATGTAAGAACAGCTGTGATGAAGAAGGTCGCATCCACCATGAAAATAAACTCACCACAGGACTTCAAGTTACTCCTGACGCTGCACCTTCTCACAGACGTAAGGCACATCAGTCTTAAGGCTGACGACCTCGTGCACCTTGATACAGACGATTGCCGTGAAATACTACAGCTAGTCAAAGATGTGCCGCACTTCAGGATGGAAACTCTCAGTCTGGAGAGCATAACGATGGAGGAAGGCCTCTTGTCCAGCATAATGGGTCGATCTCCTCGTCTCCATTCCGTTCGTGCGTCGGGGGAACTTTGCAGTCAAGTCCTCACACACCTTCAGGAAAAGCCTTGTGCCTTGCGCTCTCTCCGCTTGGACTCCTGCAACGTCTCTGACGAGGATGTCGTGAGTGCTCTTGTAGGGACAAGGACAGACTTCAACACCCTTGGCAATATCATCTGCAATGGCGGAGACGTCAAGGAACTGCAACCTGCAGCACTGCAGTCTCTCCGCTACCTGTCGGTCGAGTCTCCTCGTCTTTCTGCTTGTGGTGCTTTGATCCTGTTGGTGTCTCTTCGCAATCTCCAACAAATCCAGTACACCACGTGGAGTTCTCCCATCGGCGAGACTCTGCTCTTCCTCAATCAGATCAACTCCACCATTGGATCTTTTTCCCTCACCTCTTTGGCAAAGTGGCAGCCCACTGAACACAGTCTACGGAATTTACAAAAGCTTTGTCCACGTCTGCAAAAACTCATGATTGAGTGCTTCGACCCATCCCTCACGTCTCTCGATGTTCTTTCGGAATTTAAAGAATTAACAGCCTTGAACCTTCGACTTGTCTCTGAAGAACTCATTGTGTCTGCCGTCAAGGCTCTTGGCAAGAACCTATTGGAACTGCTAGTGGAGTTTGAGGAGTACTCCTACCATACTATCTCTCTGGACACTATCAAGACCATCCAGGAACACTGTCCACACCTTCAACGTCTGGAGATGAAACACGTCAACATATCCTCTAATCCTGGGGATCATCTGCACTCCAAGAACACCATCGCCCTCCCGGAACTCAAGGAACTCGTCTTGTCCAGCGCGGTGATCCAGCCAGCCTCCCTGGAAACACTGTTGTCCGGCAACGAGTCTCTGGAATCCCTTGTTCTAGACGTCAACCAAGATGCTCTTACTGACACGGTCCTTGCCACATTCCTCAAGCGCAACAGTCTTCATCGGCTGAGTTCCATCTTCCTGGGTGCCGGATCGCTGTCAGCCCAAGCCCTCACGTCCCTCTTGTGTCTGCCCGATCTGCAGAAACTGTCGCTTGACCTCAAGAGGTTCCCGTTCATCCCTGTCTTTGCTTTCAGCTCGCTGGAAGGCAGCCTCAGCAAGGGCAACTTCCAGTGCGTCCTCGCCAATATTATTAGAGATGACTGA
- the LOC138867615 gene encoding uncharacterized protein encodes MYDREECKTAEPSTSSEWRGVAPHKQPQRLRDIVMDRVSSLVSQNTSLHHFTENVRTFCEILASSLPLDVRTAVMKKVASTMKINSPQDFKLLLTLHLLTDARHISLKADDIVHLDTDDCHEILQLVKDVPHFRMETLSLESITMEEGLLSSIMGRSPRLHSVRASGELCSQVLTHLQEKPCALRSLHLDSCNVSDEDVVSALVGTRTDFNTLGNIICNGGDVKELQPAALQSLRYLSVESPRLSACGALILLVSLRNLQQIQYTTWSSPIGETLLFLNQINSTIGSFSLTSLAKWQPTEHSLRNLQKLCPRLQKLMIECFDPSLTSLDVLSEFKELTALNLRLVSEELIVSAVRALGKNLLELQVEFEEYSYHTISLDTIKTIQEHCPHLQRLEMKHVNISSNPGDHLHSRNTIALPELKELVLSSAVIQPASLETLLSGNESLESLVLDVNQDALTDTVLATFLKQNSLHRLSSIFLGAGSLSSQALTSLLCLPDLQKLSLDLKRFPFIPVFAFTSLEGSLSKGNFQCILTNIIRDD; translated from the exons ATGTATGACAGAGAGGAATGTAAAACTGCAGAGCCATCGACAAGTTCAG AATGGCGCGGTGTGGCCCCACACAAGCAGCCACAACGACTCCGTGACATCGTTATGGATCGTGTGTCTAGCCTGGTCAGCCAAAATACATCCCTTCATCATTTCACG GAGAATGTGCGGACCTTCTGTGAAATTCTTGCTTCGTCTCTGCCACTGGATGTAAGAACAGCTGTGATGAAGAAGGTCGCATCCACCATGAAGATAAACTCACCACAGGACTTCAAGTTACTCCTGACGCTGCACCTTCTCACAGACGCCAGGCACATCAGTCTTAAGGCTGACGACATCGTGCACCTTGACACAGACGACTGCCATGAAATACTACAGCTGGTCAAAGATGTGCCGCACTTCAGGATGGAAACTCTCAGTCTGGAGAGCATAACGATGGAGGAAGGCCTCTTGTCCAGCATAATGGGTCGATCTCCTCGTCTCCATTCCGTTCGTGCGTCGGGGGAACTTTGCAGTCAAGTCCTCACACACCTTCAGGAAAAGCCTTGTGCCCTGCGCTCTCTCCACTTGGACTCCTGCAACGTCTCTGACGAGGATGTCGTGAGTGCTCTAGTAGGAACAAGGACAGACTTCAACACCCTTGGCAACATCATCTGCAACGGCGGAGACGTCAAGGAACTGCAACCTGCAGCTCTGCAGTCTCTCCGCTACCTGTCGGTCGAGTCTCCTCGTCTTTCCGCGTGTGGTGCTTTGATCCTGTTGGTGTCTCTTCGCAATCTCCAACAAATCCAGTACACCACCTGGAGTTCTCCCATCGGCGAGACTCTGCTCTTCCTCAATCAGATCAATTCCACCATTGGATCTTTTTCCCTCACCTCTTTGGCAAAGTGGCAGCCCACTGAACACAGTCTACGGAATTTACAAAAGCTTTGTCCACGTCTGCAAAAACTCATGATTGAGTGCTTCGACCCATCCCTCACGTCTCTCGATGTTCTTTCGGAATTTAAAGAACTAACAGCCCTGAACCTTCGACTTGTCTCCGAGGAACTTATTGTGTCTGCCGTCAGGGCTCTTGGCAAGAACCTGTTGGAACTGCAAGTGGAGTTTGAGGAGTACTCCTACCATACTATCTCTCTGGACACTATCAAGACCATCCAGGAACACTGTCCACACCTTCAACGTCTGGAGATGAAACACGTCAACATATCCTCTAATCCTGGGGATCATCTGCACTCCAGGAACACAATCGCCCTCCCGGAACTCAAGGAACTCGTCCTGTCCAGCGCGGTGATCCAGCCAGCCTCCCTGGAAACACTGTTGTCCGGCAACGAGTCTCTGGAATCCCTTGTTCTAGACGTCAACCAAGATGCTCTTACTGACACGGTCCTTGCCACATTCCTCAAGCAAAACAGTCTTCATCGGTTGAGTTCCATCTTCCTGGGTGCCGGATCGCTGTCATCCCAAGCCCTCACGTCCCTCTTGTGTCTGCCCGATCTGCAGAAACTGTCGCTGGACCTCAAGAGGTTCCCGTTCATCCCTGTCTTTGCTTTCACCTCACTGGAAGGCAGCCTCAGCAAGGGCAACTTCCAGTGCATCCTCACCAATATTATTAGAGATGACTGA
- the LOC138867616 gene encoding uncharacterized protein, with the protein MYDREECKTAEASTSSEWRGMAPHKQPQRLRDIVMDRVSSQVSQNTSLHHFTENVRTFCEILASYLPLDVRTAVMKKVASTMKINSPQDFKVLLTLHLLTDVRHISLKTDDLVHLDTDDCHDILQLLKDVPHFRMETLSLESITMEEGLLSSIMGRSPRLHSVRASGELCSQVLTHLQEKPCALRSLRLDSCNVSDEDVVSALVGTRTDFNTLGNIICNGGDVKELQPAALQSLRYLSVESPRLSACGALILLVSLRNLQQIQYTTWSSPIGETLLFLNQINSTIGSFSLTSLAKWQPTEHSLRNLQKLCPRLQKLMIECFDPSLTSLDVLSEFKELTALNLRLVSEELIVSAVRALGKNLLELQVEFEEYSYHTISLDTIKTIQEHCPHLQRLEMKHVNISSNPGDHLHSRNTIALPELKELVLSSAVIQPASLETLLSGNESLESLVLDVNQDALTDTVLATFLKHNSLHRLSSIFLGAGSLSSQALTSLLCLPDLQKLSLDLKRFPFIPVFAFSSLEGSLSKGNFQCVLTNVIRDD; encoded by the exons ATGTATGACAGAGAGGAATGTAAAACTGCGGAGGCATCGACAAGTTCAG AATGGCGCGGTATGGCCCCACACAAGCAGCCACAACGACTCCGTGACATCGTTATGGATCGTGTGTCTAGCCAGGTCAGCCAAAATACATCCCTTCATCATTTCACG GAGAATGTGCGGACCTTCTGTGAAATTCTTGCTTCATATCTGCCACTGGATGTAAGAACAGCTGTGATGAAGAAGGTTGCATCCACCATGAAGATAAACTCACCACAGGACTTCAAGGTACTCCTGACGCTGCACCTTCTCACAGACGTCAGGCATATCAGTCTTAAGACTGACGACCTCGTGCACCTTGACACAGACGACTGCCATGATATACTACAGCTGCTTAAAGATGTGCCGCACTTCAGGATGGAAACTCTCAGTCTGGAGAGCATAACGATGGAGGAAGGCCTCTTGTCCAGCATAATGGGTCGATCTCCTCGTCTCCATTCCGTTCGTGCGTCGGGGGAACTTTGCAGTCAAGTCCTCACACACCTTCAAGAAAAGCCTTGTGCCTTGCGCTCTCTCCGCTTGGACTCCTGCAACGTTTCTGACGAGGATGTCGTGAGTGCTCTAGTTGGAACAAGGACAGACTTCAACACCCTTGGCAATATCATCTGCAACGGCGGAGACGTCAAGGAACTGCAACCAGCAGCACTGCAGTCTCTCCGCTACCTGTCGGTCGAGTCTCCTCGTCTTTCTGCTTGTGGTGCTTTGATCCTGTTGGTGTCTCTTCGCAATCTCCAACAAATCCAGTACACCACGTGGAGTTCTCCCATCGGCGAGACTCTGCTCTTCCTCAATCAGATCAATTCCACCATTGGATCTTTTTCCCTCACCTCTTTGGCAAAGTGGCAGCCCACTGAACACAGTCTACGGAATTTACAAAAGCTTTGTCCACGTCTGCAAAAACTCATGATTGAGTGCTTCGACCCATCCCTCACGTCTCTCGATGTTCTTTCGGAATTTAAAGAACTAACAGCCTTGAACCTTCGACTTGTCTCCGAAGAACTTATTGTGTCTGCCGTCAGGGCTCTTGGCAAGAACCTGTTGGAACTGCAAGTGGAGTTTGAGGAGTACTCTTACCATACTATCTCTCTGGACACTATTAAGACCATCCAGGAACACTGTCCACACCTTCAACGACTGGAGATGAAACACGTCAACATATCCTCTAATCCTGGGGATCATCTGCACTCCAGGAACACCATCGCCCTCCCAGAACTCAAGGAACTCGTCCTGTCCAGCGCGGTGATCCAGCCAGCCTCCCTGGAAACCCTTTTGTCCGGCAACGAGTCTCTGGAATCCCTTGTTCTAGACGTCAACCAAGATGCTCTTACTGACACGGTCCTTGCCACATTCCTCAAGCACAACAGTCTTCATCGGCTGAGTTCCATCTTCCTGGGTGCCGGATCACTGTCATCCCAAGCCCTCACGTCCCTCTTGTGTCTGCCCGATCTGCAGAAACTGTCGCTGGACCTCAAGAGGTTCCCGTTCATCCCTGTCTTTGCTTTCAGCTCGCTGGAAGGCAGCCTCAGCAAGGGCAACTTCCAGTGCGTCCTCACCAATGTTATTAGAGATGACTGA
- the LOC113802137 gene encoding uncharacterized protein translates to MQGREEHKVVEEPTVFEWHYTAPCKQPEHLCGILLDRVAIQLAKTAQLHSLMNLRCFSENLASSLPIDIRTVLMKKVASTMKINSPQDFKLLLTLHLLTDVRHISLKADDLVHLDTDDCHEILQLVKDVPYFRMETLSLESITMEEGLLSSIMGRSPRLHSVRASGELCSQVLTHLQEKPRDLYALKLDNCTLSDQEIVRALVGARTDLDAVCNIICNGGDVKELQPASLQSLRYLSVESPHLSACGILVLLFSLRNLRQFQDTSWSSSIGETLLFLNQINPTTGSFSLTSMTQWRPTEETLRNLQRICPRLQRLMIECFDPSLTSLDVLSEFKELTALNLRLVSEELIVSAVKTLCKNLLELQVEFEENTYHIISMDTIKTIQEHCPHLQRLEMKHVNISSNPGDHLHSRNTIALPELKEFILSSAVIQPASLECILRGMMSLKSLVLEINQDAITDSVLNTLLKNTSVNEFRQRGC, encoded by the exons ATGCAAGGCAGGGAGGAACACAAGGTCGTGGAGGAACCGACTGTCTTTG AATGGCACTATACAGCCCCGTGTAAGCAGCCAGAACACCTCTGTGGCATTCTCCTGGATCGGGTGGCCATCCAGCTGGCCAAGACAGCACAACTTCACTCTTTGATG AATCTGCGGTGCTTCAGTGAAAATCTTGCCTCCTCACTTCCAATCGATATAAGAACAGTTCTGATGAAGAAGGTCGCATCCACCATGAAGATAAACTCACCACAGGACTTCAAGTTACTCCTGACGCTGCACCTTCTCACAGACGTCAGACACATCAGTCTTAAGGCTGACGACCTCGTGCACCTTGACACAGACGATTGCCATGAAATACTACAGCTGGTCAAAGATGTGCCATACTTCAGGATGGAAACTCTCAGTCTGGAGAGCATAACGATGGAGGAAGGCCTCTTGTCCAGCATAATGGGTCGATCTCCTCGTCTCCACTCCGTTCGTGCGTCGGGGGAACTTTGCAGTCAAGTCCTCACACACCTTCAGGAAAAGCCCCGTGACTTGTATGCTCTGAAATTAGACAACTGCACACTTTCAGACCAAGAAATCGTGCGAGCTCTAGTAGGAGCTAGGACTGATCTCGACGCCGTTTGCAACATCATCTGCAATGGCGGAGACGTCAAGGAACTGCAACCTGCTTCACTACAGTCTCTCCGTTACCTGTCAGTTGAGTCTCCACATCTTTCTGCTTGTGGTATTTTGGTACTGTTGTTTTCTCTTCGCAATCTCCGTCAGTTCCAGGACACTTCATGGAGTTCTTCTATCGGCGAGACTCTGCTCTTCCTCAATCAGATCAACCCAACCACTGGATCTTTTTCGCTCACCTCGATGACTCAGTGGAGGCCTACTGAGGAGACACTAAGAAATTTACAGAGGATTTGTCCAAGATTGCAGCGACTCATGATTGAGTGCTTCGACCCATCCCTCACGTCTCTCGATGTTCTTTCGGAATTTAAAGAACTAACAGCCTTGAACCTTCGACTTGTCTCCGAAGAACTTATTGTGTCTGCCGTCAAGACTCTTTGCAAGAACCTGTTGGAACTACAAGTGGAGTTTGAGGAAAACACTTACCACATTATCTCAATGGACACTATCAAGACCATCCAGGAACACTGTCCACACCTTCAACGTCTGGAGATGAAACACGTCAACATATCCTCTAATCCTGGGGATCATCTGCACTCCAGGAACACCATCGCCCTCCCGGAACTCAAGGAATTCATCCTGTCCAGCGCGGTGATCCAGCCAGCCTCCCTGGAATGCATCTTGCGTGGCATGATGTCACTAAAATCCCTAGTTCTTGAGATCAATCAAGATGCTATCACTGATTCTGTCCTTAACACACTCCTAAAGAACACTTCAGTAAATGAGTTCCGCCAGCGTGGCTGCTAA